From a region of the Ovis aries strain OAR_USU_Benz2616 breed Rambouillet chromosome 2, ARS-UI_Ramb_v3.0, whole genome shotgun sequence genome:
- the ZNG1A gene encoding putative COBW domain-containing protein 7 isoform X5 gives MKKKGKFDYILLETTGLADPGAVASMFWVDAELGVDIYLDGIITVVDSKYGLKHLAEEKPDGLINEASRQVALADIIILNKTDLVSEEDLNKLRTTIRSINGLGKILETQRSRVDLAKVLDLHAFDSLSGISLQKKLQHVPTTQPHLDQSIITVTFEVPGNAEEESLNVYIQNLLWEKNVRNRDDDCMEVIRLKGLVSIKDKPQQVIVQGVHELYDLEETPVNWEDDSERTNRLVLIGRNLDKDILKQLFIATVTETEKRWTTHFQEDQVCP, from the exons gTGCTGTAGCTTCTATGTTTTGGGTTGATGCTGAATTGGGGGTTGATATTTATCTTGATG GTATCATAACTGTTGTGGATTCAAAATATGGATTAAAA caTTTAGCAGAAGAAAAACCTGATGGACTTATCAATGAAGCTTCTAG GCAAGTTGCTTTGGCAGATATCATCATCCTCAATAAAACAGACTTGGTTTCAGAAGAGGATTTAAACAAGTTAAGAACAACTATTAG atcAATAAATGGACTGGGAAAAATTTTAGAAACACAGAGATCAAG AGTTGACCTTGCAAAAGTATTAGATCTTCATGCCTTTGACAGTCTCTCTGGAATAAG TTTGCAGAAAAAACTTCAACATGTGCCAACAACACAACCTCATCTTgatcag AGTATTATTACAGTCACATTTGAAGTACCAGGAAATGCAGAGGAAGAAAGTCTAAATGTGTATATTCAG AATCTTCTGTGGGAAAAGAATGTGAGGAACAGGGATGACGACTGCATGGAGGTCATACGACTGAAG GGGCTAGTGTCAATCAAAGACAAACCGCAACAAGTGATTGTCCAGGGTGTCCATGAACTATATGATCTGGAGGAGACACCAGTGAACTGGGAAGATGACAGTGAGAGAACAAATCGATTGGTCCTTATTG GCAGGAATTTAGATAAGGATATTCTTAAACAACTATTTATAGCTACTGTGACTGAAACAGAAAAGCGATGGACAACACATTTCCAAGAGGATCAAGTTTGTCCATAA
- the ZNG1A gene encoding putative COBW domain-containing protein 7 isoform X6, producing MLNWGLIFILMHLAEEKPDGLINEASRQVALADIIILNKTDLVSEEDLNKLRTTIRSINGLGKILETQRSRVDLAKVLDLHAFDSLSGISLQKKLQHVPTTQPHLDQSIITVTFEVPGNAEEESLNVYIQNLLWEKNVRNRDDDCMEVIRLKGLVSIKDKPQQVIVQGVHELYDLEETPVNWEDDSERTNRLVLIGRNLDKDILKQLFIATVTETEKRWTTHFQEDQVCP from the exons ATGCTGAATTGGGGGTTGATATTTATCTTGATG caTTTAGCAGAAGAAAAACCTGATGGACTTATCAATGAAGCTTCTAG GCAAGTTGCTTTGGCAGATATCATCATCCTCAATAAAACAGACTTGGTTTCAGAAGAGGATTTAAACAAGTTAAGAACAACTATTAG atcAATAAATGGACTGGGAAAAATTTTAGAAACACAGAGATCAAG AGTTGACCTTGCAAAAGTATTAGATCTTCATGCCTTTGACAGTCTCTCTGGAATAAG TTTGCAGAAAAAACTTCAACATGTGCCAACAACACAACCTCATCTTgatcag AGTATTATTACAGTCACATTTGAAGTACCAGGAAATGCAGAGGAAGAAAGTCTAAATGTGTATATTCAG AATCTTCTGTGGGAAAAGAATGTGAGGAACAGGGATGACGACTGCATGGAGGTCATACGACTGAAG GGGCTAGTGTCAATCAAAGACAAACCGCAACAAGTGATTGTCCAGGGTGTCCATGAACTATATGATCTGGAGGAGACACCAGTGAACTGGGAAGATGACAGTGAGAGAACAAATCGATTGGTCCTTATTG GCAGGAATTTAGATAAGGATATTCTTAAACAACTATTTATAGCTACTGTGACTGAAACAGAAAAGCGATGGACAACACATTTCCAAGAGGATCAAGTTTGTCCATAA